DNA sequence from the Alkaliphilus metalliredigens QYMF genome:
TAGGTCACAGTGGCTGAGGAAGCACATCCACTTCCCCCTGCAATCACCGGCTGCTTTTCACGGTCATAAATTAAAAGTCCACAGTCTGAAAAACGTTCCTTAGATATATTTAGACCATGTTCTTGTAATAAATCTCCGGCGATATGATGTCCCACAGTTCCCAAATCTCCTGTAATAATCAGGTCGTAATAGGATGGGTCAAGTTTTGTATCTCGAAAATGTGCTTCTATGGTATCTACGGCTGCTGGTGCCATGGCCGCCCCCATATTAAAGGGGTCAGATATTCCCATATCAACGACTCTCCCAATAGTTGCCCAAAGAATTTCAGGTCCGTCTCCATCACGTGCCACCACTGCAGCTCCAGCCCCTGTCACAGTCCATTGGGCAGTTGGTGGCTTCTGGGCTCCATATTCTGTAGGATAACGGAATTGCTTTTCCACTGCTGCATTATGGCTCGAGGCGGCAGCTAAGGCATTTTTACCTGCTCCACTATCTACAATCAAAGCCGCTAAGGCTAAACTCTCCATGGAACTAGAGCAGGCTCCAAAAACCCCTAGATAGGGCATACCCAAGGTTCTTGCTGCAAAGCTACTGGATGTAATCTGATTCATTAGATCGCCACTTAAGAAAAAGTGTATATCTTCTTTTTTCATTCCAGCTTTATCTATGGCAATTTCACAGGCTTGTTCCAACAGCTTTCTTTCTGCCTTTTCAAAGCTGTCCTGCCCCAGCCATATGTCTTCATGTAAAATATCAAAATCTTCCCTTAGGGGCCCTTGGGCTTCAAATGGCCCTCCCACTGCTGCAGATGCCACTATCGTGGGCTTAGAATCAAAAATCCATGTTTGCCGTCCTTGGAGCATCTACATTCCTCCTAGCTCTTGAAATATAATTTTGATTAATGCAACTAGAAAGGCAGAAAATACCCCGTAGGCTAAAACCGGCCCTGCAATCTTAAACATATTGCCTCCCACACCTAATACAAATCCTTCACTACGATGTTCTATAGACGCTGAAGCAACGGTATTAGCAAATCCAGTTACCGGGACAGCCGTTCCTGCTCCAGCCCACTGGGCAATGTGATCATATACACCTAATCCTGTTAGTAAGGCCGAAATCATAATCAAAACCGCCACCGTTGGATTACCTGCTGTTACCTTATCAAATTCAAAATACGTCATGAAAATCCATTGTAGCCCTTGTCCTATTGTGCAAATGATTCCACCTACAAAAAATGCCTTGAAACAGTTTTTTACAACCGATCTCTGGGGTTCCCTTTCCTTTGCAAATTGCTGATACTTTTGTTGTGTTGGTGTTAATTTTTTATTCTTTTTACTAGACATTTTTCACCACCCTCTATCTCAACAAATATGGTCTGATTTTTTTCATCATCTCTTCTAGATCAGTTGCATTTTTTTGATAGACTCTCTTTGCTTCTTCTTCTTTTGTATCCAGGGAGAATTTACTTAAATCTGCCTGGGATTTTTCAAGTCCTGCATAAAGCATTTGTTTCACTTGAGGGGGTTTCATTTGGATAGAATCATCGAATAAATCCATATAGAGCTCTCCAGATCCATTAACTTGACCCACAAAAATATTATCAACTGAGATGCCATCTTTTTCTAGCTGCTCCATTAGCCACCCCCGGTTTAAACCTAAGTTACTTAGTGGTTCATCTAATATATTGCCATCTAATATCACCGTTTGAGGTGGCTTTTGAGGTGCAACCTGCTGCTCTAGATGAAAAGGTGTAATGGGTACCTTATCAGATTTCAGTATCATATTCACTTCTCCAGAGGACTCCATCACTGCAAATTCTACATCTGCCACATTAAATGCATCTTTACTCCTAAGAGAGCTTAACAGTTCCTCACCAGTTACCCGCAATTGCTTTAAATTCTCTTCCATTATCTTTCCATTTTTAATGAGCACTGTTTCCTTCCCATAGACCCAGTGATGTAGCGATTTACTCTTTAGAGACACATATTCTATAGCAATAATCAATCCACCCCATATAATCATGGCAACAATTCCCATGACGATATTTGGAATGACTTTCGTCGAAGCCAAGGCTGCTACAATCATAATGACTCCATATCCAATAAAATGAAATGGTGTCATTCTAACAATCTGCCTTTTTCCCATTAGGCGAATTAATACAAATGTAAAAAGAAAAAGACCTACTGATCTTAATACAATTTCAATCCATTCTTCCATGTGGTCAATTCACCTAATTTCCTTTGTATTGTGGTTCTTCTAATTCAATTTTTTTAATCCTATTTTCCAAATCTTTGATGATACCTTGAGTTACCTGTATTGCTTCTTCATAGGCCTGTTTTGACTCCTCATCATGAGTCTGCATTGCATATAGCTTTAGTGTGCCTTCACTTCCCTTAAGTGTTGCTAAGGTCTGCTTGACCTGCGCCCCAATTGTCATTTATTACCCTCCCTTTTTCATGATACTTTTATGTATTTCATATTTTTTACTTCAATAAAA
Encoded proteins:
- the spoVAD gene encoding stage V sporulation protein AD, which translates into the protein MLQGRQTWIFDSKPTIVASAAVGGPFEAQGPLREDFDILHEDIWLGQDSFEKAERKLLEQACEIAIDKAGMKKEDIHFFLSGDLMNQITSSSFAARTLGMPYLGVFGACSSSMESLALAALIVDSGAGKNALAAASSHNAAVEKQFRYPTEYGAQKPPTAQWTVTGAGAAVVARDGDGPEILWATIGRVVDMGISDPFNMGAAMAPAAVDTIEAHFRDTKLDPSYYDLIITGDLGTVGHHIAGDLLQEHGLNISKERFSDCGLLIYDREKQPVIAGGSGCASSATVTYGHLMKRMGKGELKRILVVATGALLSPMSYQQKESIPCIAHAVAIEM
- a CDS encoding DUF1657 domain-containing protein; the protein is MTIGAQVKQTLATLKGSEGTLKLYAMQTHDEESKQAYEEAIQVTQGIIKDLENRIKKIELEEPQYKGN
- the spoVAC gene encoding stage V sporulation protein AC, whose product is MSSKKNKKLTPTQQKYQQFAKEREPQRSVVKNCFKAFFVGGIICTIGQGLQWIFMTYFEFDKVTAGNPTVAVLIMISALLTGLGVYDHIAQWAGAGTAVPVTGFANTVASASIEHRSEGFVLGVGGNMFKIAGPVLAYGVFSAFLVALIKIIFQELGGM
- a CDS encoding DUF421 domain-containing protein — encoded protein: MEEWIEIVLRSVGLFLFTFVLIRLMGKRQIVRMTPFHFIGYGVIMIVAALASTKVIPNIVMGIVAMIIWGGLIIAIEYVSLKSKSLHHWVYGKETVLIKNGKIMEENLKQLRVTGEELLSSLRSKDAFNVADVEFAVMESSGEVNMILKSDKVPITPFHLEQQVAPQKPPQTVILDGNILDEPLSNLGLNRGWLMEQLEKDGISVDNIFVGQVNGSGELYMDLFDDSIQMKPPQVKQMLYAGLEKSQADLSKFSLDTKEEEAKRVYQKNATDLEEMMKKIRPYLLR